From the genome of Hymenobacter sp. PAMC 26628, one region includes:
- a CDS encoding response regulator: protein MPQLSSILLVDDDTTTNFLNQTLIKRMGVAEHLHIAENGAEALQVLHQSCVPMSASCPDLILLDMKMPIMNGIEFLEAYAQLPPVRQQGVVIVVLTTSLLPSDMERVQQLPVAGVLNKPLTKEKLGAVVAEHFGAGSGG, encoded by the coding sequence ATGCCCCAACTTTCCAGCATTCTGCTGGTGGACGACGACACGACCACCAACTTCCTAAACCAAACGCTCATCAAACGCATGGGCGTGGCCGAGCACCTGCACATTGCCGAAAATGGCGCCGAGGCCCTACAGGTCCTGCACCAGTCCTGCGTGCCCATGAGCGCCAGCTGCCCCGACCTGATCCTACTGGACATGAAAATGCCCATCATGAACGGCATTGAGTTTCTGGAGGCCTACGCCCAGCTGCCCCCAGTCAGGCAGCAGGGCGTCGTCATCGTGGTGCTCACCACGTCCCTGTTGCCGAGCGACATGGAGCGGGTGCAGCAGCTGCCCGTGGCGGGGGTGCTGAACAAGCCGCTGACCAAGGAGAAGCTAGGGGCCGTAGTGGCAGAGCATTTTGGGGCAGGGTCGGGGGGCTAA
- a CDS encoding DNA/RNA non-specific endonuclease: MKQHLLRLGGPLLLCLMGFTGPARVARQLLAPLRAAAVAPETFETGTKPDYPTGTVAFATGSWTLADALVGTDAADHKNGAQAVRLQQAGTLTMNFYLPDGAATVTVQHATYGTDGSSSWELWAQSQGCDCTKWTKVGATVITSSPALQAASFVVNIPGPVKFEIRKTSGGRARLDIDDFAATDYGVALPAADNSNLALGNPSGAQTDVAMPNNYLLLKSQYAVSYSRDQGKPNWVSWHLDLSDRGGIDRQDDFRADATLPAEWYHVTEFSYVGSGFDRGHNCPSADRTSSVENNSATFLMTNMMPQAPQNNQQTWANLENYTRTFLAGGNEVYIVCGSYGVGGTGSAGGLTTTLDQGRVTVPNRCWKVVVILPVGDNDVARVNAGTRIIAIDTPNINSINTDWGVYRTTVDAIEAATGLDLLSNLPVEVQAAVEAKIDAGPVS, translated from the coding sequence ATGAAACAACACTTACTTCGCCTCGGGGGGCCCCTGTTGCTCTGCCTGATGGGCTTTACTGGACCGGCGCGCGTGGCGCGCCAGCTGCTGGCTCCGCTACGCGCGGCCGCGGTGGCTCCGGAAACCTTCGAAACCGGCACCAAGCCAGACTACCCCACCGGCACCGTCGCGTTTGCCACCGGCAGCTGGACGCTGGCCGATGCCCTGGTGGGCACCGACGCCGCCGACCACAAGAACGGGGCCCAGGCCGTGCGCTTGCAGCAGGCCGGCACGCTCACGATGAACTTCTACCTGCCCGACGGGGCGGCCACCGTGACGGTGCAGCACGCCACCTACGGCACCGACGGCAGCAGCAGCTGGGAGCTGTGGGCGCAGTCGCAGGGCTGCGACTGCACCAAGTGGACGAAGGTGGGCGCCACGGTAATCACCTCCTCGCCCGCGTTGCAGGCGGCGTCGTTTGTGGTGAATATTCCGGGGCCCGTCAAGTTTGAAATCCGCAAGACCTCCGGGGGCCGGGCGCGGCTCGACATCGACGACTTTGCCGCGACGGACTACGGCGTGGCCCTGCCCGCCGCCGACAACAGCAACCTGGCCCTGGGCAACCCGAGCGGGGCCCAAACGGACGTGGCAATGCCCAACAACTACTTGCTGCTCAAGTCGCAGTACGCGGTGTCGTACAGCCGCGACCAGGGCAAGCCCAACTGGGTGAGCTGGCACCTGGACCTGTCGGACCGCGGCGGCATTGACCGGCAGGACGACTTCCGGGCCGACGCCACGCTGCCCGCCGAGTGGTACCACGTCACGGAGTTCAGCTACGTGGGCTCGGGCTTCGACCGGGGCCACAACTGCCCCTCGGCCGACCGCACCTCGAGTGTGGAGAACAACTCGGCCACGTTCCTCATGACCAATATGATGCCCCAGGCCCCCCAGAACAACCAGCAAACCTGGGCCAACCTGGAGAACTACACCCGCACCTTTTTGGCCGGCGGCAACGAGGTGTACATCGTCTGCGGCTCGTACGGGGTGGGCGGCACGGGCTCGGCCGGGGGCCTCACGACGACCCTCGACCAGGGCCGCGTGACCGTGCCCAACCGCTGCTGGAAAGTGGTGGTGATTTTGCCGGTGGGCGACAACGACGTGGCCCGCGTGAACGCCGGCACCCGCATCATCGCCATCGACACGCCCAACATCAACTCCATCAACACGGACTGGGGCGTGTACCGCACCACCGTGGACGCCATCGAGGCCGCCACCGGGCTGGACCTGCTCTCCAACCTGCCGGTGGAAGTGCAGGCTGCCGTGGAGGCAAAAATCGACGCTGGCCCGGTGAGCTAA
- a CDS encoding transposase, translating into MPTRPTAPTTCAAPEPGAPWAKNGPTVSGWERVNLNAGLNACEPTQVLLVETDCMNAQSTLRLYEQLLTAHPDKERIFVVCDNARYYNNKELRQWLADTPIVQVFLPFYSPNLNLMERLWKYLRQKIINTTFYRTKGEFR; encoded by the coding sequence ATGCCGACGCGGCCCACCGCACCCACAACATGCGCTGCACCAGAGCCTGGTGCGCCGTGGGCGAAGAACGGCCCCACCGTCAGCGGCTGGGAGCGGGTAAACCTAAACGCGGGTCTGAACGCCTGCGAGCCGACACAGGTGCTGCTCGTTGAAACCGATTGCATGAACGCACAGAGCACGCTACGCTTATACGAGCAACTACTGACCGCCCACCCCGATAAAGAGCGGATTTTCGTGGTCTGCGACAACGCCCGCTACTACAACAATAAGGAACTGCGGCAATGGCTGGCCGATACGCCGATTGTGCAGGTATTTTTACCATTCTACTCGCCTAATCTGAACCTGATGGAGCGGCTGTGGAAGTATTTGCGGCAGAAGATTATCAACACCACCTTTTACCGCACCAAGGGTGAGTTTCGCTGA
- a CDS encoding helix-turn-helix domain-containing protein — protein sequence MDVNLTALERRELRQLQKQRRDDDGCVKVTVILLVVKGRLLPSIADDLGLDEATVYCCVRAFTYLGLARYLLHERPGYWGLLSSAQLAGL from the coding sequence ATGGATGTCAACCTGACAGCCTTAGAACGGCGTGAATTGCGGCAGTTGCAAAAGCAACGGCGCGACGACGACGGGTGTGTGAAAGTGACGGTCATTCTGCTGGTAGTTAAGGGCCGCCTGCTGCCCAGTATTGCCGACGACCTGGGCCTGGATGAGGCCACGGTGTACTGCTGCGTGCGCGCCTTCACCTACCTGGGCCTAGCCAGGTACCTGCTCCACGAGCGCCCCGGCTACTGGGGCCTGCTGAGCAGTGCTCAACTCGCGGGCCTCTAG
- a CDS encoding IS3 family transposase, with translation MSQLQFIDQQRVHYSVHLLCQVLHVVPSRYYAWCQRAVPKTEPAWETVMVDVFDDHQRRYGTRRLQVELRELGHRVGRQALRTALRRHGRKALQPKAFTPRTTDSTHGKRCAPNLLLDQPKPSQANRVWVSDITYLPLANGNWVYCCAFQDVCTKQVVGWQVRADMPEALVTTALQRALLAQRPAPGLIVHSDRGGQYVGNAYKTLLRDAKAQRSHSRRGECYDNAQAESLWSRLKTELLELREWPVFRDLADAQASVAAYFDYYNHKRRHSSIGYLKPYLFHQQQLANIT, from the coding sequence GTGAGCCAGTTGCAGTTTATTGACCAGCAACGCGTTCACTATTCGGTGCACCTGCTCTGCCAGGTCTTACACGTCGTGCCCAGCCGCTACTACGCTTGGTGCCAGCGCGCTGTGCCGAAAACGGAGCCAGCCTGGGAAACGGTGATGGTCGACGTGTTTGACGACCACCAGCGGCGCTACGGCACGCGCCGGCTGCAGGTCGAGCTGCGCGAATTGGGCCACCGCGTGGGCCGGCAGGCGCTGCGGACAGCCCTGCGCCGCCATGGACGTAAGGCCTTACAGCCCAAAGCTTTCACGCCCCGTACGACCGATTCGACCCATGGCAAGCGCTGCGCCCCCAATTTGCTGCTCGACCAGCCCAAGCCCAGCCAGGCCAATCGGGTGTGGGTCAGCGATATCACCTACCTGCCCCTGGCTAACGGCAACTGGGTTTACTGCTGCGCCTTCCAAGACGTGTGCACCAAGCAGGTCGTGGGCTGGCAGGTGCGGGCCGACATGCCCGAAGCCCTGGTGACCACGGCCTTGCAGCGGGCCCTGCTCGCGCAACGGCCCGCTCCCGGCCTCATCGTCCACTCCGACCGGGGCGGCCAATATGTAGGCAATGCCTACAAAACCCTCCTGCGCGATGCCAAGGCCCAACGCTCGCATAGCCGCCGCGGCGAGTGCTACGACAATGCCCAGGCCGAGAGTCTCTGGTCGCGCCTCAAAACCGAACTGCTCGAACTTCGCGAGTGGCCCGTTTTTAGGGACTTGGCCGATGCGCAAGCCAGCGTGGCCGCGTATTTTGACTACTACAATCACAAGCGCCGCCACTCCAGCATTGGCTATTTAAAGCCTTATCTCTTTCATCAACAACAACTTGCCAATATCACCTAA
- a CDS encoding helix-turn-helix domain-containing protein, whose amino-acid sequence MKALQAWVAATYGVAYSVSGLTEFLHRLGFTYKLTTPLPG is encoded by the coding sequence GTGAAAGCCTTGCAAGCCTGGGTGGCCGCCACCTACGGGGTCGCGTATTCGGTCTCCGGCCTGACGGAGTTCCTGCACCGGCTGGGCTTTACTTATAAGCTCACCACGCCCCTGCCAGGCTAA
- a CDS encoding cellulose binding domain-containing protein, producing the protein MTSTGTGVALTATAGAPSAFAWYYGTAAAGPYATALAGATAATYQVSGANFPAAGTYYVVAQATSVCGAVVGLSAPVAVTVTAPVVVTKPTLTASLTTLADFGSTASGAASLSKSFTLSSANLTGPVTVTPAAGFEIRVGAQAFACCAIQVTPVDGAVNATVDVRFVPTAAQAFAASLAVQGPGVPALAVAVSGTGVAPVYPASVSSVAVTALAPTTATAGGTVDADGGSAVTARGVVWSKTANPTLTATKTTDGAGSGTFASALTGLLPGTAYFVRAYATNAAGTAYGDELTFTTANIPLAAEPTASASLTASAVTSNSLHLTVAGGNGAKRLILARLTTAVNAAPVDATTYAADATFGVGPQIGTGNYVVYNGTGTGVTVTGLRAGNTYTFAVFEYNDNDTPFAENYRTTAPGTLTQGTTAASAALLLEENFAYPAGALLTANDWTAHSGAGTNAVGVVAPGLSYAGYGASGIGNAAAIVASGEDVGRGFAPVAPRTPVYVSYLVNVASATTAGDYYFHLGPAPLSTNFRSRVFVRRNAATGKVQFGISGSAAATYGTTDYELNTTYLLVVKYSFDETGNLAQLFVNPPADAEPATADVSAAEAASTSPANIGTVALRQGASSPNLVVDGLRVGTAYQVVRAGAACTTPVITAPVVPVATAQAGLRGAPVAFAATATGSSVLTYSVVVNGTTTAITSPYVFPLGTTVVTATATNDCGTASLPFSVTVQSPTVVSVLHQNADYLPNDDTVRPNLDLVNNSAEAIPYQELTVRYWLTPEDFAPILTSVDYAQLGTSDVKMRYVPLAQPVQGAFGYVEYSFTSPNSLPAGGNSGQIRSRIYKETYTRFDQTDDYSYSYSRAYAPNDHLTVYRNGVLIGGVEPAPVALVTSLQVLSQTQTTVLSTQTISTYVQLKNVGNQPVPYQDLAVRYWFSPEGAAALRSSVDYAVLGSSNVNVTFGQSGTETFAEIRFNPALGSLAPRSTTGNVQYRLYKDDWSFFDQANDFSYMPFSLQFAANDHLSVYQQGRLVYGQEPAGAAGASATMSRGPQATAATGAPVGSAVVQAVRSYPNPFTGSTTLAFALAQGAAYQLDVYDGTGRLVQHLATGQAAAGELVRTEWQATGLAPGLYLARLTTGGTVQNLKLVKQ; encoded by the coding sequence GTGACGAGCACCGGCACGGGCGTGGCCCTCACAGCCACCGCTGGGGCCCCATCGGCCTTTGCTTGGTACTACGGCACGGCCGCGGCGGGGCCCTACGCCACGGCGCTGGCGGGTGCCACGGCGGCTACGTATCAGGTCAGCGGCGCTAATTTTCCGGCCGCGGGCACCTATTACGTGGTGGCCCAGGCCACCTCTGTCTGCGGGGCTGTGGTGGGCCTGAGCGCCCCGGTGGCGGTGACCGTGACGGCCCCGGTGGTAGTAACGAAACCCACCCTGACGGCTTCGCTCACTACGTTGGCCGACTTTGGCAGCACCGCCAGCGGCGCGGCCAGCTTGTCGAAAAGCTTCACCCTGAGCAGCGCTAACCTCACCGGCCCGGTGACGGTGACGCCCGCGGCCGGCTTCGAAATCCGCGTGGGGGCCCAGGCCTTTGCCTGCTGCGCCATCCAAGTAACGCCTGTTGATGGCGCGGTGAACGCCACCGTGGACGTGCGCTTCGTACCCACAGCAGCGCAGGCCTTCGCGGCTAGCCTCGCGGTGCAGGGCCCCGGCGTACCGGCCCTGGCCGTGGCCGTGAGCGGCACCGGCGTAGCACCGGTGTACCCGGCCTCGGTGAGCAGCGTGGCCGTGACGGCCCTCGCGCCTACCACCGCCACGGCCGGCGGCACTGTGGATGCCGACGGCGGCAGCGCCGTGACGGCCCGGGGCGTGGTGTGGAGCAAAACCGCCAACCCCACCCTGACGGCCACCAAAACCACCGACGGCGCGGGCTCCGGCACCTTCGCCAGCGCCCTCACCGGCTTGCTGCCCGGCACCGCCTACTTCGTGCGGGCCTACGCCACCAACGCCGCGGGCACCGCCTACGGCGACGAGTTGACCTTCACCACGGCCAACATACCGCTGGCCGCCGAGCCCACCGCTTCGGCCTCCCTCACGGCCAGCGCCGTGACCAGCAACTCGCTGCACCTGACCGTGGCGGGCGGCAACGGGGCCAAGCGGCTCATCCTGGCCCGCCTCACCACCGCCGTAAACGCCGCGCCCGTTGACGCGACGACTTACGCCGCTGACGCCACCTTTGGCGTGGGGCCCCAAATCGGTACTGGCAACTACGTGGTGTACAACGGCACCGGCACCGGCGTGACCGTGACCGGCCTGCGGGCCGGCAATACCTACACGTTCGCCGTGTTTGAGTACAACGACAACGACACGCCTTTCGCCGAGAACTACCGCACCACTGCGCCTGGCACACTAACGCAGGGAACAACGGCCGCCTCGGCTGCGCTGCTGCTCGAAGAAAACTTCGCCTACCCCGCCGGGGCCCTGCTGACCGCCAACGACTGGACGGCTCACAGCGGCGCCGGCACTAACGCCGTCGGCGTGGTGGCCCCCGGCCTGAGCTACGCCGGCTACGGCGCCAGCGGCATCGGCAACGCGGCGGCCATCGTGGCCAGCGGCGAGGACGTGGGCCGCGGCTTCGCGCCCGTGGCGCCCCGCACGCCGGTGTACGTGTCGTACCTCGTGAACGTGGCCAGCGCCACCACGGCGGGCGACTACTACTTCCATCTGGGGCCCGCGCCCCTGAGCACCAACTTCCGCAGCCGGGTATTCGTGCGCCGCAACGCCGCCACTGGCAAGGTACAGTTCGGCATCAGCGGCAGCGCCGCGGCCACGTATGGCACCACCGACTACGAGCTGAACACCACCTACCTGCTGGTGGTGAAGTACAGCTTCGACGAAACCGGCAACCTGGCCCAGCTCTTCGTGAACCCGCCCGCCGACGCCGAGCCCGCCACGGCCGACGTGAGCGCGGCCGAAGCGGCCAGCACCTCGCCGGCCAACATCGGCACCGTGGCCCTGCGCCAGGGCGCCAGCTCGCCCAACCTGGTGGTGGACGGCCTGCGCGTCGGTACCGCCTACCAGGTGGTGCGCGCGGGCGCCGCGTGCACGACGCCGGTAATTACGGCGCCGGTGGTACCGGTGGCAACGGCCCAGGCCGGTTTGCGCGGGGCCCCGGTGGCCTTTGCGGCCACTGCTACCGGCTCGTCGGTGCTCACGTATTCGGTTGTGGTGAACGGCACGACGACGGCCATCACGTCACCCTACGTGTTTCCGCTGGGCACCACGGTGGTAACGGCCACGGCCACCAACGACTGCGGCACCGCCTCGCTGCCCTTCTCCGTAACAGTGCAGAGCCCGACGGTGGTGAGCGTGCTGCACCAGAACGCCGATTACCTGCCCAACGACGACACGGTGCGCCCCAACCTGGACCTGGTGAACAACAGCGCCGAGGCTATTCCCTACCAAGAATTGACCGTGCGCTACTGGCTGACGCCGGAGGACTTCGCGCCCATCCTGACGTCGGTGGACTACGCCCAGCTCGGCACCAGCGACGTGAAGATGCGCTACGTGCCGCTGGCCCAGCCCGTGCAGGGCGCCTTCGGCTACGTGGAGTACAGCTTCACCTCGCCCAACAGCCTGCCCGCCGGGGGCAATTCCGGCCAGATTCGCTCGCGCATTTACAAGGAAACCTACACGCGCTTCGACCAGACGGACGACTACTCGTACTCCTACAGCCGCGCCTACGCCCCGAACGACCACCTGACCGTGTACCGCAACGGCGTGCTGATTGGCGGCGTGGAGCCGGCCCCAGTGGCCCTTGTTACAAGCCTGCAAGTGTTGTCGCAAACCCAGACCACGGTGCTCTCGACCCAAACCATCAGCACCTACGTGCAGCTGAAGAACGTGGGCAACCAGCCCGTGCCGTACCAGGACCTGGCCGTGCGCTACTGGTTCAGCCCCGAAGGCGCGGCGGCCCTGAGGTCTTCCGTTGACTACGCGGTGCTGGGCAGCAGCAACGTGAACGTCACCTTCGGCCAGTCCGGCACCGAGACGTTCGCCGAAATCCGGTTCAACCCGGCTTTGGGCAGCCTCGCGCCGCGCAGCACCACCGGCAACGTGCAGTACCGCCTCTATAAGGACGATTGGTCGTTCTTCGACCAGGCCAACGACTTTTCCTACATGCCGTTCAGCCTCCAGTTTGCCGCCAACGACCACCTGAGCGTGTACCAGCAGGGCCGCCTCGTGTACGGCCAGGAGCCAGCCGGCGCCGCTGGGGCCAGTGCTACCATGAGCCGGGGCCCCCAGGCCACGGCCGCCACTGGTGCACCAGTTGGCTCTGCTGTGGTGCAAGCCGTGCGCAGCTACCCCAACCCCTTCACGGGCAGCACCACGCTTGCCTTTGCCCTGGCGCAGGGTGCTGCTTATCAGCTGGATGTGTACGACGGCACCGGCCGCCTGGTGCAGCACCTGGCCACTGGCCAGGCCGCGGCCGGTGAGCTGGTCCGCACCGAGTGGCAGGCCACGGGCCTGGCCCCGGGCCTCTACCTGGCCCGCCTCACCACCGGTGGCACCGTGCAGAACCTCAAGCTAGTGAAGCAATAG
- a CDS encoding Zn-dependent hydrolase, which yields MKRRIFVKNSSLTALGVSAFGLMDSYSKSFKGGNMLKVNEQRVASRIAELAKFGMDDKGHGYRVAYTKGDIDGRAWFIGQLKRAGLDPIIDAAGNIIGKRKGKNQALKPIAFGSHIDMVPDGGNYDGPLGSISALEVIDVLNENKLLTEHPLEIIIFANEEGGTIGSMAMAGGLTKAGLQQKSQNGLTMADGIKAIGGNPDNIQSCIRKKGDIHAWLELHIEQGGILERENVQIGVVEGIVGIVHWEVTVEGFANHAGTTPMAMRQDALLASARVILAVNEVINSVKGNQVGTIGRIAATPNAYNVIPGKVVLGLEIRDLSADKIEILFREIEKRAAAIATESNTTIRFERQANASKPALTDKKLQETINTAAKALGFSTKFMQSGAGHDSQEIASIAPVAMIFVPSVGGISHSHKEFTRTVDMANGANVLLQTIMSIDKDKE from the coding sequence ATGAAAAGAAGAATTTTTGTTAAAAACTCATCTTTAACAGCTTTAGGCGTAAGTGCCTTTGGGCTAATGGACTCCTATAGTAAAAGTTTTAAAGGTGGGAACATGTTGAAAGTAAACGAACAGCGTGTGGCAAGCCGCATTGCCGAGTTAGCCAAATTTGGCATGGACGATAAAGGCCATGGCTATCGAGTGGCTTACACCAAAGGCGACATTGACGGAAGGGCTTGGTTTATTGGGCAGCTGAAAAGGGCTGGGCTTGACCCAATTATTGATGCAGCAGGAAATATTATCGGTAAACGAAAAGGAAAAAATCAAGCGCTCAAACCCATTGCCTTTGGTTCGCATATTGACATGGTCCCAGATGGCGGAAACTATGATGGTCCGTTGGGTTCAATCAGTGCGTTGGAAGTAATTGACGTGCTGAACGAAAATAAGCTACTAACCGAGCATCCGCTGGAAATAATCATTTTTGCCAATGAAGAAGGGGGCACTATTGGCAGTATGGCGATGGCGGGCGGACTAACCAAAGCGGGGTTGCAGCAAAAAAGCCAAAATGGTTTAACCATGGCGGACGGAATTAAAGCAATTGGCGGCAATCCCGATAACATTCAATCATGTATCCGGAAAAAAGGGGACATCCATGCTTGGTTGGAATTGCATATCGAACAAGGTGGCATTTTAGAGCGGGAGAATGTACAGATTGGGGTGGTAGAAGGCATTGTAGGAATTGTGCATTGGGAAGTAACCGTAGAAGGTTTTGCCAACCATGCGGGTACAACACCCATGGCTATGCGGCAAGATGCCTTACTGGCTTCAGCAAGAGTGATCCTAGCGGTCAATGAAGTCATCAACTCTGTGAAAGGAAATCAGGTTGGGACTATTGGCAGAATTGCCGCAACGCCCAATGCGTACAATGTAATTCCAGGTAAAGTGGTATTGGGGTTAGAGATCCGAGATTTGTCAGCCGATAAAATTGAAATACTCTTTCGGGAAATAGAAAAGCGGGCAGCCGCGATAGCCACAGAAAGCAACACAACAATTAGGTTTGAAAGGCAGGCAAACGCATCAAAACCAGCCCTAACGGATAAGAAATTGCAGGAAACCATCAACACAGCTGCTAAAGCCTTAGGGTTTAGTACAAAATTTATGCAAAGCGGCGCTGGCCATGATTCACAAGAAATCGCCTCGATTGCCCCTGTTGCCATGATTTTCGTGCCAAGTGTTGGGGGCATCAGCCATTCGCACAAAGAATTTACCAGAACGGTAGACATGGCCAATGGCGCTAATGTGCTTTTACAAACGATAATGTCTATTGACAAGGATAAAGAATAA